A portion of the Cryptomeria japonica chromosome 5, Sugi_1.0, whole genome shotgun sequence genome contains these proteins:
- the LOC131875629 gene encoding uncharacterized protein LOC131875629: protein MTRLEVQVNIGMSLTPGNSELLRSKLTPAAYHEALLTGRRFNVMEAKEAGLVHAWHANPIEALHSGLNKAVDYASRKWNKNVYQALKMEIFKKVVWEMEQGGLGFARM, encoded by the exons ATGACACGACTGGAAGTACAGGTGAACATTGGGATGTCTTTGACACCAGGAAACTCAGAACTACTTCGTTCTAAGCTCACTCCTGCAGCTTATCATGAAGCTCTTCTGACAGG TCGACGCTTCAATGTAATGGAGGCCAAAGAAGCAGGATTAGTTCATGCATGGCATGCAAATCCCATAGAGGCTCTACATAGTGGACTAAACAAAG CTGTGGACTATGCATCCAGGAAATGGAACAAGAATGTTTATCAAGCTTTGAAA ATGGAGATATTCAAGAAAGTTGTGTGGGAGATGGAGCAAGGCGGTCTTGGATTTGCAAGAATGTAA